The window TGAGCATTTCCTTTCGCACTTCTGGATGAACGATCGCATTCAGCTGCTTTCGTTTCTCTTCATTAGAAAAAATAATGGCTCCCAGCTCCTGCCGGTTCAGCTCTCCATTTGGCAGGAGGACACCCTCACCAAAGGTTTGAACGATATGATGAAGGGCGGATGTTCCTTTGGAGACCGCTTCTTTTGCAATCACATCTGCGTCCACAACCCGAATGCCCTGCTCTTTTATCATCTGCGAGACTGTGCTTTTTCCGCTAGCAATCCCGCCTGTTAATCCAATGACAAGCGTCAATTGATTTCCTCCTTTTACAGCTTCCAAACCCCAATTAATATGAGCAGAAGCCCTGGTAAGCATGCGAGTTTATTGATCCAGCGCCAATTTGCCAAGTAATGACCGGCACGCAGCCCGATACACACAAAAAGTGAGCTCATCACTGCCACCGTGATACTCATAACAATTGGAGAAAAGCCAAGAATCGCTGCGCCAATCCCTGCGCCAAATGCATCAATGGATAAAGCAATTCCAAGAAGTACCGCTTCCATTCCATTAATCGTCCCAGATCGGTCAATATCTGCACTTGTCGGCTTTCTTAAAATGTGAATGACAAGCCCAAGCGATTGTACTTCCACATTGAGCAATGTCTTTTCATGAAGAAGCAAATCACGCTCTTTCGCTGGTTTGTAAAATTGATACAGGACCCAAAGGCCAATGGCAATTAAAATGCCTCCCCCCAGTTTATCGGTCACTGAGACAGGGAGAAATGTCGTCAGCAGGCTGCCAATCAGCATAGAAATGAGCAGCACAATCCCTGAGCAGCATGCAATAATGACGATGGCTTTAAATGGGATCCTCATTTTGCGAAGCCCATACGTAAAGCCTACAGAAAAGCTGTCGATGCTGACTGCAATAGCTAAAAACAGGAGCGAAATCGAAATCATACCTGAACTCTTCCTTTCTGTTCATGCAACGATGATCAAGAGTCTCTAGGCGTCCTTAGACTCTTCTTCACTATATGAAGAGCAGGTGGGCTGTGTGTCAGTCTACACCTTGCTGAAAAATGAATGTTTTTTATCGTATGCATAGCAAAAAGGAAGCATGCTCATGGCTAAACTTTATTGAGGACGTTTTTGGCAGGTCACACAAAAGTGCGTGCCGCGCCCTCCGACCACTGTTTTCTCGATGATGCTTCCGCATGTTTGGCAAGGCTCTCCCCGCCGGTCATATACAAGAAGCTGCAGCTGAAATGTTCCAATATCTCCTTGTGAGTTGATATAAGAACGAATCGTGCTTCCTCCCGCATCTACCGCTACTTGAAGCGTATCGATGATCTGTTTGTGAAGCACTTTGCAGGATTTCAGGCTGAGCTGATTCGCTTTCGTTTCTGGATGAATACCTGATTTAAACAGGACCTCATCTACGTAAATGTTACCAAGTCCTACGA is drawn from Bacillus pumilus and contains these coding sequences:
- the ytaF gene encoding sporulation membrane protein YtaF, with amino-acid sequence MISISLLFLAIAVSIDSFSVGFTYGLRKMRIPFKAIVIIACCSGIVLLISMLIGSLLTTFLPVSVTDKLGGGILIAIGLWVLYQFYKPAKERDLLLHEKTLLNVEVQSLGLVIHILRKPTSADIDRSGTINGMEAVLLGIALSIDAFGAGIGAAILGFSPIVMSITVAVMSSLFVCIGLRAGHYLANWRWINKLACLPGLLLILIGVWKL